The following nucleotide sequence is from Apium graveolens cultivar Ventura chromosome 4, ASM990537v1, whole genome shotgun sequence.
ataatctGCATATCAATAAATTCAGAAAAAAATATCCTATAGATCTAAAACCATTGTAGAATCATATTCTGggatcaaaaatatttttaaaatttatttatatttaatctaCAATTAAATCGATTATAGCCCCAAACATGAATAAATCGATAAAAAATTCATACAACAtaataaaattctgaaatttttatcacgaATCTAGATACATACAAcatatgctctgataccattgttgggaTTTATCGCATATACGGAAGCATGATTAACAATTAAATCGCATAAAACCCATATAAATCGCACACAAATCATGAATAAAttgagggatcgattactaacctttaaaagcgatcaAAGGATGATGAATGAAGAcccctagcagctgctcctcaagtatgaagcactctaccggtatccaccaagagatcgaaataatggagggaggaagaggcAGGAGAGAGAATTAGGGTTGCCTCCTTTTCTTTCTTTGTAAAATTAGGGttaggcaaatagggtttataatggtgtatttatagacaaaatttcagctgaaatttttccataaaattatTTACCCCATATATTGATTAATCTCATTAATccattaattaataattaaaattccttttaatcattaattattTGTCTAAACTCTTTAAAAAATAATTCTCCCCATAATTTAATTTCACAAATTAAATTCTTagttaataatattaagaaagcatcttaattattttataataaattaaatcacatttaattaattataaaaactactaatcaattatttatttcataaataaataatgacCGCCTATTATTAATTTAactcctccaccaataaatcatcatctttatggtgtgaccctgtaggttcaatgTTAAAGctagtagtagaaataaataataataataaaaccattttattattatttatatgagttctttaattcattaaatataattaataaattaatcatatttattctacatcgtgagtgatagTTCTCaatatcacgactatccggataatatgaattcactgcttagaataccaagaacttattcAAAGAATAATTAACGTACAATAAATTCCTTCTgtcctacaatgtcccgattaaaaaTAAGGCAAGGATcgcgtgtcaagcctatctaatttaatcatatATTTTCCTCTTCAATATGCCTAGTTCTgtttaatgcaaattagaaacttctttctaatttcattcactctagctagagattcctgaactagcataagtggaatggcATATGACATTCTATTCTTTCACTAGAAGGAGCAGATCCTTTATTAatcattcactatcttcgtgtagaaattcctacacccagaagagcccttattattgtccctagagactaagaactaaaccaaagtatagttcggtgtacacaagatgactatgatgacctcaagtctaaggacacttgtacaactatcactatttaaaaaactgctgacacgtgagtgaactctatcaaatgttcagttgtgcgagtcatgttcagtgaacttattctataataagcacccacatactagctatagtgtcaccacaaaaatgtctatgagaacatacatccttcataatgaagcaatcatagtatgtaccgatctttgcggattactaattaccagttagtaatcctatggccaggaactatttaagttcatagttatcatcttttaggtctcattattatgatctcatcataatccataaaaagctttactctaaactatggtatatcttatttaaacacttaaataaataaagcctgtgataaaaacaaaacaagtcttttattaatataattgaaatcaaaaacaaattacataaaagttattcataaatcatcatacatgattggacttaggacacatctttTTCACCTGGGAGGATCCGGCGGCCACCCTCTGAATCATCAATAATATATCACAACCCCTTCTCATGTGGCCAACTGTCATCCCATTCCTCCATCTGAAAAATCGTAGAACCATCAATAGGGGCACTCGACATCTGTAACTTCCCATGCTCATACCACCTAACACCCACAGATGTGCACAACTTAGTAACAATAGAGGCATGAGGAATCTCCCCTGTCATCCTCCCTCGCAAAAATCGAAGCATGCTCTGATGAATGATATAACCAAGATCAAcatactcctcattcagaatccccAACAAGAGTATGGCGTGGTCCACAGTGACCTCATGCGAatgcgaagaaggcagaatattagcacacaGAAACAAATTCCATGCCCTCGTATACCTGTTCATGGCAGAAGCAAGGAAGGCAAGCGGCTCAGTTGTTACCACCTTTTATTTCCATTCCATTCTAGGAACACATAGCTCCTCCAAGATATAGTCCAAATCCAAATCAGCCTGGGTCTGGCACACCCAATCATCAATACCCCTCGGCTTCGCAGGTTGATGTAGAACCCGACGAATAGCAGCAGGCCGGTAATCCACAGTCAAACCTCGAACCACAGAAAATCCATTCTTCTCAGCCTCTATGCTTAATGGAACCGCAGATGGTACCTCACAAAAACTCTCCCAACCTTTCTCTGCAATCATCTCCAATAGCTTCCCATCTTGAGCCGTAGgaaaaaatcccctctccttttGCCACCGGTTTAGACATCAATCGAGAAAATTCTGCTTTTGCCTCTGGTAAAATGAATTTGTTCTCATCATGAGCCATACTAGAATCCTCTGTAGAAGAGGGATGAGTGCTACTACTACCCGTATATCTTGCTCTCTTAGGTCCTATAATCAAACAAGTGAGTGTAAATTGGGTGTAAGTAATGTATGTAGGGCTAGGGTTTGTATGTATATAAGATGGATGTGTATATAGAGATGTGAATATATAGGAGGGATATATAAAGGGGCTGAATTATAAAGGCTGTAGAATAAAGGGTAGGGTTAGGGTAAAATTCGGGTATGAGTGAGGTGTTTTGTTTTTgaatttttctgttttttttcaGAGAACAAGCGCGGGCTCGCTTGGGTAGGGCGCGGGGGCGCCTAGCTTCTGTAAAAAAAAATCTCATTTTTTATAAGCAAAGATACTTCACAATGTGTGGGTTGCCTCCCACAAAGCGCTTGTTTTACGTCTTTAGCTTAACGTAAAACTTCGAGTTCAAGTCGTAACAAGAATGGCGGTCATCGCCTCGCGGTTCGCCatatcaccatagtaatgcttcaacctctgaccattaaAATTGAATTCTTGGTCCGGATACTTATCAAAAATCTCCACTGcaccatgtggaaacacagtctTGACTATGAACGGACCTGACCACCCTGACTTAAGCTTTCCTAGAAAAAGTCTGAGATGAGAGTTGAAAAGCAGGACTTGCTGACCAGGCACAAATGACTTGTGCACTAACCTCCTATCATGCCATCTCTTGACCTTCTCCTTTTATAacttgttgttctcataagcttgtAGACGAAACTCATTGAGTTCATTAATTTGATGCATTCTCTTTTCTCCAGCCGCTGACATGTCAAGATTTAGCTTCTTCAAAGCCTCGTACGCTTTATGTTCTAACTCAGCAGGCAGACAACACACCTTAACCAACTGGAAAGGTGACATTTTTATAGGAGTCTTGAATGATGTTCTGTAGGCCCACACGGCTTCCTCTAGATTCAatgaccaatccttccttgacggactcACAACCTTCTCCAAGATTAGCTTGATCTCTCGATTAGAAACTTCAGCCtgcccattagtttgaggatgataagctgtaatatccgggacatagcgtgcaattatttttattaataaataaatattatatgactattatgtgatttttggtgaattatctgatgattggtgtggatatgtggatgtttatatgtgataaagtataggtatgttaattttattaagaccaaaataaaatatagataaatatggtatttttttggtaattttggagtgttatatgattttatattattttatgaattttttaattatttcctgaataattaaaaaaatattttataaagccgagaatcgtccaacctcaaccattttgcatttttacaacccgaaattcttctgaaaactccttctaacccaatctggtaattctggacatttttcGTATTTTGACTGTTTTGATCCGGATTACGATTTGACATGTACGCGTCCCtgcgcaagattttcgatacgataatcatttcgataaagcaacaaaacccgtattctcgaaatacgggatattactacattattttcatataaagtgttttattagaagctcggtttggataattatccaatacgggtattaaattggatcatttttgcagttatctagcggctaagtaactaatttatcgatcaaatacgATCCAATaggaaccaatattccataaatataaatagcctatttgttatcttattttattggtataatcataatcagtcagttaaaatcgataaaatacagagaaaaccctaattattcgttacgttcttgaaaatcaaacgcacaaacgaaggcgttatcgaactccgattcgggcgtaccacatatcaaatcgaagctctcgaaaagttctttctgaatcaatcaactatTTTGGTGCATAAATAGAGGTtaatttcttatttaattattttatttcaaattatttattgattaaaatatgaatttttgttcttgatgttgttgatatgatttgatggcttaATCTTGTAGATTATCttatcctggtcattttggtatattatatgatgaatttggagttcaataacatgtccaaattgatgtttaattctcgaattattaaattagggttttaagtgtttgaatgttcttaatcaaGAATTGGGTGTTTCTACCCTGAGGGTTATTTGCTGTTTCTATTGATTGCACCATGTTCCTGGTGAAATTTGTAATCgaaacatatatatttatatgttatAAACGATTCCGGGAAAGTTGTGAACGAAGCTCACCGGATTTTCGCCGGGCTTGGTTCGATTTTCATCGGAATCAGAGCTCAGGGCGTGATTTGCTGATTTTAACGATTCAAATGTGTTTCTGGTTGGTTATGGAATGGAAATCCTATACACATCGAGTTCAACAACACCGTGTTTGCCTGAATTACCTCGCCGGAAAATCTCAGGCCGCCGTGTTCTTCAGGACCTGGGTGACATGTTCGGGTCAATTTTTGACCCggggtttgacccggttttgatcttcaGAATCAATTTTTAAAATCTGTTTTTGCACTTTAGTTACTGAAATTGTAGGATTCTTACaaaaattggattgttgttttgttttattttgaaaatgatattttgattattttaaaaatcagaaaatgattatttaataattttaaattcagaaaattattttaattatttatttataaatctgacttattttattaattattttttaattagtttttaattattttaagtaatcgattaatttaatattaattgattaattaatttaattaaatattaattaattttaatggATTTAATAACtagatttaataattaattttgatttaaaaattctgaaaaatagtttggagctttataatattatttaaaattatgtttaaaactcgataattattataaatttattttaaagtcagattcgggtgttcgaaccctgttatttaattataaaatgattcgaagacccgttttaattccgaaaaatgtttaaaatttcatattaaatagaccgttcatccgtttaatacgaaaggaacgcatctagactcagaaaaatattctgttTCAATTAAAAATACTTGCGAGACATGAAATTTTTCATTCCGAAAGGTCTTTTAACTTTATAAACATCTCTAAGTCGCGTAATAATCGTAAAATtgtatttcgactcgatttcGGTCTTGAACATACCGAGTCGAATATTTTGACAAATTGggttatatgttatatgaaatatgtgatacgtGCCTTGTGTGTATGTATTATGTGAATTGTAAGTCCCCATGTCgattaaactttatatgattaaaaatgatcattatctgttattatcgggcgggtagatgatatggataaatgtatagactagacaattatatattgtcagttcattgagTGGTATCATTTATGATAGAAACACATAGTTCAAGGCATTCAATGCCAGAcagagattgtaaaagtaaagcctgattacgtgtagtaatgaaacgagtggattctGAATAGAGATAAATCTAAAATGGTGATTGACAAGAAAGGTCAAAGGGCTTGTCAATGGAAATACAGGTAtatcaggactgagtgatatggcagatagTTTAAGATCAGAGGGctatcaattgaggcaagtattcctgaactttcttatgatatactgcaaatacttcattcctattctaagttcagaatacttaaatgtttttatattttacTGCAATTtctcttatttatgcaagtacctctttgatcttgttctttgattattgattgatctcttgagcaaatacccgttatttcgggttatttgcgaaccctgaatcaagatattttgaaatcaaagtgatttgacatcaaaatactctacagactggatggttacgatgagggccaggaatgagctggccctaagggccagagatggctggacccttgattattaggccatagtgcctgggtaccctatatgttggtgggtctatgcagttgggtatagatccgcactatatcctgactgatcagcaggttatagtgcatatattggttctagtatccagtctaatttattgatGATCTCCATTAACGGCATTCTTTCTTGGAAAGCTTATGATTGCAAAaacaaacaaagatttgattcaagaaATGAATCAGTGAAAtgttcactgttcttttacatagaaatgtgatttatgattaaaggccaatgagggccgatgttttattcgctcaactattttAGATAAATAAAGTTGTTttgaaatcatttaaagattgtttccaaaagtttctttgatctgatacctgAAAACCAATTATGATGCTTGCTGGGCATTTTTAGCTCATTCTTGcattgtgaattcttatttctttcagtatcaaatgaggataaaagtgaatagctcttaatagaccATAAAAGTGGGCGATCCCAGCTGAAggaatttggaggtgtcagagtaAATAATACGAGGAAGTTAGTAAAAAGGTAATAACATTGTATTTAGTTATtataattttagaaggttagattcttgtttcataccataacctgtatgCGATCCGGATTAGTGaagggttatctgtatatttgtttcaatatacaggtttatattgtttaaagtcGCTTAGTGAAacccaatcctgaccccagatttggggatgttacagttggcatcagagccacaggttattggtccccgaaataagaataggtggaaGTAAGGTAGGAATTACAGGTCATATAAGATAAGGAAGACCCTAAGTATACTCATTTTGAGTTCGAGTTGAGTGTTCATTAAGAATAGCAAATCCGATATGGATTAGTAAGATAGGATATTGTTAAGATAAGTGGAAGGCGAATATATTGAcgatatagatatattgagttcccAGATCCTATAGTTGCGAAGAGTTGATAGCTCAACGGAGACTGGGTAAATTACCCTGCTTTTCATATGGTTTTAAAAAAAAGAGATTGATTCGCGTGGGAACTTCGTATAAGAAAAGATAGATGGGTTTCAATATGATCCAACTTAGAATTATGTAGTAGAACAAGTTTTAGACTGGAGGTAACGAGTTGATTGAAGCTGACGAAGAGCCAACGTCGTAAGTTTAAAGGCACCACTGTGGCGAAAAGCTTCTTATCACTTTTCGGGCATtgcgcaaggaatgatatctaccttattaGATATATTGAAGATTAACACGAAGATACGCTTTTATTTACGGATTGAATGTTGAATTGTGTTAACTGGTTGTAAATATGACATCAAAGACGATGATGAAAATATCAAAAATAGTACCAGATACCGGCACTGGAGTTAGAGTTATGAATAAAATGGTATGCAACGGTAAATGAAATTTTTGCCGACTAATTAGGCGAAATGAACCTAATAAGGGGTGGAAGATATATTGAAGTGGATGGAGCCTTAGGTGGTTTTTTTTCTCAATTAGGTACTTTGTTGTGGTTGAAgagaacaacaaccaactcatatagtaaggatgatcagatgtttgattttcaaaattctaaaacaagttttcgaaaaaaacTTTCTTAATAGAATTTCTAAAAGATCTTTACACAAAATGAGTTTTAAATTTTTGATtatcaaattactacttgagttaTTGTTGCTATAAGTATTAGATTACCCGGAAGAATATTTGATCgaactcagtattgttaattcaaagggccaagtagaGCCGCTAATACAgaaaagtttaaaattttctcGAAATAAGAGTGCAAACCTTGTTTAATAGTATCAACAATCGAATCAACGTGCGGAAACATTATCTATCCaatttatggaattattaaagtttaaaatgGGTT
It contains:
- the LOC141718503 gene encoding uncharacterized protein LOC141718503 — encoded protein: MSPFQLVKVCCLPAELEHKAYEALKKLNLDMSAAGEKRMHQINELNEFRLQAYENNKLFLGKLKSGWSGPFIVKTVFPHGAVEIFDKYPDQEFNFNGQRLKHYYGDMANREAMTAILVTT